The following proteins come from a genomic window of Parambassis ranga chromosome 4, fParRan2.1, whole genome shotgun sequence:
- the tnni3k gene encoding serine/threonine-protein kinase TNNI3K: MGNYKSRPSQTCTDEWNKKVCESYSVILEKLEDDFQLKDSELVDLQLAFSSDEAFQKVNVSYRTEKGLSLLHLCCVCGGNKAHIRTLMLKGLRPSRLSRNGFTALHLAVYKDNAELVTALLHGGSDVQQVGYGALTALHVATLAGHHEAADILLQHGAYVNVQDAVFFTPLHIASYNGHEQVAKLLLKYGADVNASGEVGDRPLHLAAAKGFLGIIKLLMGEGSKANVNAQDNEDHVPLHLCARLGHHEIVRFLLQGNFDVQPHSVNIYGDTPLHLACYNGKYAAVKELIQFSGTESLSKENIFSETALHSTCTYGKDLEMVKFLLSQNAMSINYQGRDGHTALHSACFHGHIRLVQFLLDNGADMNLVACDPSRSSGEKDEQTCLMWAYEKGHDAIVTLLKHYKRPDDSPCNEYSQPGGDGSYVSVPSPLGKIKSMTKEKVEVLALRASLPSHFHLQLSELEFNEIIGSGSFGRVYRGKYRNKIVAIKRYRANTYCSKSDVDMFCREVSILCRLNHPCIIQFVGACLNDPSQFAIVTQYVSGGSLFSLLHEQKRLIDLQSKLIIAIDVAKGMEYLHNLTQPIIHRDLNSHNILLYEDGHAVVADFGESRFLQSVEEDNMTKQPGNLRWMAPEVFTQCTRYSVKADMFSYALCLWELLTGEIPFAHLKPAAAAADMAYHHIRPPIGYSIPKPISALLMRGWNSSPEDRPEFSEVVSSLEECLCNVELMSPASSNSSGSLSPSSSSDCLLGRGGPGRSHVAALRSRFELEYALNTRAYAYWTQSERRRASGGLSLEEIRRNMQFSPIDRNGYVSDPMSTMRFCSSYSSSGSFEDSN; this comes from the exons ATGGGAAATTACAAATCAAGACCATCTCAGACATGTACAG ATGAGTGGAACAAGAAGGTGTGTGAGTCGTACTCTGTGATTTTGGAGAAGTTGGAGGATGACTTTCAGCTTAAAGACAGTGAGCTGGTGGATCTGCAACTTGCTTTCAg ctctgatgagGCGTTTCAGAAGGTGAACGTTAGCTACAGGACGGAGAAGGGGCTGTCACTCCtgcatctctgctgtgtgtgtggag GAAACAAGGCCCACATTCGCACCTTGATGCTCAAAGGTCTGCGTCCTTCCAGACTGAGCAGGAATGGATTCACTGCGCTTCACCTGGCTGTTTACAAG GATAATGCTGAGCTGGTGACAGCCCTCCTACACGGAGGCTCAGATGTGCAGCAGGTGGGATATGGTGCCCTGACGGCCCTGCATGTTGCCACGCTGGCTGGCCATCACGAG GCTGCAGATATACTCCTGCAGCATGGAGCTTATGTCAATGTTCAGGATGCTGTGTTTTTTACCCCGCTGCACATTGCTTCCTACAACGGCCACGAACAG GTggcaaagctgctgctgaagtaTGGGGCAGATGTGAATGCGAGTGGTGAGGTGGGTGACCGGCCTCTGCACCTCGCTGCAGCCAAAGGTTTTCTAGGCATCATCAAACTGCTGATGGGTGAGGGGAGCAAAGCGAATG TTAATGCCCAAGACAACGAAGACCATGtccccctccacctctgtgCCCGGCTTGGTCACCATGAGATTGTGCGATTCCTTCTCCAGGGCAACTTTGATGTCCAGCCTCACTCTGTCAACATCTACGGGGACACACCATTACACTT GGCCTGCTATAATGGCAAATATGCAGCAGTGAAGGAACTAATACAGTTTTCTGGGACAGAAAGTCTTTCAAAGGAGAATATATTCAGTGAAACAGCACTTCACAG TACATGCACTTATGGTAAAGACCTGGAGATGGTGAAATTCCTACTAAGCCAGAACGCCATGAGCATCAACTATCAGGGCAGAGATGGACACACAG ctctACACAGTGCCTGTTTCCATGGCCACATCCGCCTGGTGCAGTTTCTGCTGGACAATGGAGCAGACATGAACCTGGTCGCCTGCGACCCCAGCAGATCCAGTGGAGAGAAAGACGAGCAGACGTGTCTGATGTGGGCCTATGAAAAAG GGCATGATGCTATTGTCACCTTACTCAAACACTACAAGCGCCCAGATGACTCTCCCTGTAATGAGTACTCCCAGCCAGGAGGGG ATGGGTCCTACGTTTCTGTGCCGTCTCCTCTTGGAAAGATCAAAAGCATGACTAAAG AGAAAGTAGAAGTTCTGGCGCTCAGGGCCAGCCTTCCTTCTCATTTCCACCTTCAGCTGTCTGAGCTGGAGTTTAATGAAATTATTGGATCAG GCTCCTTTGGAAGAGTCTACCGAGGCAAATACAGAAACAAGATAGTGGCCATAAAACG CTATCGAGCTAACACATACTGCTCAAAGTCAGATGTGGACATGTTCTGCAGAGAGGTTTCCATCCTCTGCCGCCTCAATCATCCCTGTATCATCCAGTTTGTGGGAGCGTGTCTAAATGACCCCAGTCAGTTTGCCATCGTTACCCAGTACGTCTCTGGGGGCTCTCTGTTCTCATTGCTGCATGAGCAGAAGAG GCTTATCGACCTGCAGTCCAAGCTCATCATTGCCATCGACGTGGCCAAGGGCATGGAGTACCTGCACAACCTCACCCAGCCTATCATCCACAGGGACCTCAACAG CCACAATATTCTGCTTTATGAGGATGGACATGCAGTGGTGGCTGATTTTGGAG agtccagattTCTGCAGTCTGTGGAAGAGGATAACATGACCAAGCAGCCAGGG aacCTGCGCTGGATGGCTCCTGAGGTTTTTACCCAGTGTACTCGTTACTCAGTGAAGGCCGACATGTTCAGCTACGCCCTCTGTCTGTGGGAGCTGCTCACTGGAGAAATTCCCTTCGCTCACCTGAAACCTG ctgctgcagcagcagacatggcTTACCATCATATCCGGCCTCCCATTGGCTACTCAATCCCCAAACCCATCTCTGCACTGCTGATGAGAGGATGGAATTCTTCTCCAGAG GACAGACCTGAATTCTCTGAAGTGGTTTCCAGCCTGGAGGAATGCCTGTGCAATGTCGAG CTGatgtctccagcctccagtAACAGCAGTGGCTCCCtgtcaccctcctcctcctccgactGTCTGCTTGGGCGAGGAGGGCCTGGCAGGAGCCATGTGGCTGCCCTGCGCTCTCGTTTTGAGCTTGAGTATGCCCTCAACACTCGGGCCTACGCCTACTGGACTCAGAG tgaGCGGCGTCGAGCGTCTGGAGGCCTTTCACTGGAGGAGATAAGACGGAACATGCAGTTCTCTCCTATTGATCGAAACG GCTACGTGTCTGATCCCATGAGCACCATGAGATTCTGCTCTTCctacagcagcagtggcagtTTTGAGGACAGCAACTGA
- the fpgt gene encoding fucose-1-phosphate guanylyltransferase translates to MNQDCIRKLRTATREKLRKLNSLRGREVQPGQFWDVVVLTAADSSQREAYELQVREKLSRKELPLGTQYKVFSDPPGPKVGNGGSTLHALQQLKDIFGKALSGLRVLLIHAGGFSQRLPSASALGKIFMAFPLGDPIYQMLELKLAMYVDFPSYMKPGVLVTCADDIELYSIAEEEHIKFDKPGFTALAHPSPLSVGTTHGVFVLDTNEKSSHSEMVNTSCLRFLHKPSVDQMRDCGAVCKRHSGLLSVSDSEFVYTDSTYYVHFDTVRSLLNLLKELGPLDCEIDAYGDFLQALGPKATIDYTKNTANVTKEESSLVKVRQKIFHLLKGTLLNVILLNTSKFYHIGTTSEYLFHLTQDVALRSELGLLSFAFSLNENSQGSSGCCVMYSVLDSSCSVGAGSVVEFSRLGAGASVGRDSIVSSCWVSPGLSVPDGAFMHSLCVNYQNQTSFVTVFFGINDNLKRSVDSPAYTDELKFFGFSLTECLSHWEIQNEVLRFSDDASCCNLWNACLFPVCSDQQSSFSISLTMLQAIQHGSRSQLPKNTKLMSMQECLQCKNLEEMLKLRKGLYDDITERRHSHVID, encoded by the exons ATGAACCAGGACTGCATCAGAAAGCTACGAACTGCAACAAGGGAAAAGCTCAGAAAACTGAACTCCCTGCGCG GTCGGGAGGTGCAGCCTGGTCAGTTCTGGGATGTGGTGGTTCTGACTGCTGCGGACAGCAGCCAGAGAGAAGCATacgagctgcaggtcagagagaAGCTTAGCAGAAAGGAGCTGCCCCTCGGAACTCAGTACAAGGTCTTCTCAGATCCTCCTGGACCTAAAGTAG GCAATGGGGGCTCCACTCTGCACGCACTGCAGCAGCTAAAGGACATCTTTGGAAAGGCACTGAGTGGACTGCGAGTCCTCCTCATACATGCAG GAGGGTTCAGTCAGCGTTTGCCCAGTGCCAGCGCTCTTGGAAAGATCTTCATGGCCTTCCCTCTGGGTGACCCCATCTACCAAATGCTGGAGCTCAAACTGGCCATGTATGTGGATTTCCCATCATATATGAAGCCTGGTGTCCTGGTGACCTGTGCAGACGACATAGAGCTGTACAGCATTGCAGAGGAAGAGCACATTAAGTTTGATAAACCTGGCTTTACAGCTTTAGCCCACCCTTCCCCACTCTCTGTAGGAACTACACATGGAGTCTTTGTGTTGGACACAAATGAAAAGTCCTCTCACTCTGAAATGGtgaacacttcctgtctgcgcTTTCTGCACAAACCAAGCGTTGATCAGATGAGAGACTGCGGAGCTGTTTGTAAGAGGCACAGTGGACTGTTGTCTGTGTCTGATAGTGAGTTTGTTTACACAGACAGCACCTATTATGTCCACTTTGACACAGTAAGGTCTCTTCTTAATCTGCTGAAAGAGTTGGGACCTTTGGACTGTGAGATAGACGCATATGGTGACTTTCTTCAAGCGCTGGGCCCCAAAGCCACAATAGATTACACCAAAAACACTGCTAATGTCACCAAGGAGGAGAGCAGCCTGGTCAAAGTCCGACAAAAGATCTTCCATCTCCTCAAGGGGACTCTGCTAAATGTCATTCTTCTTAACACCTCCAAGTTTTATCACATTGGAACCACCTCAGAGTACCTCTTTCACCTGACGCAGGATGTGGCTCTAAGGAGTGAGCTGGGTCTCCTGTCCTTTGCCTTCAGTTTGAATGAAAACTCTCAAGGCTCCTCCGGTTGCTGTGTGATGTACAGTGTCCTCGAttccagctgctctgtgggaGCTGGATCAGTGGTGGAGTTCTCCAGACTAGGAGCTGGAGCATCTGTAGGGAGGGACTCCATCGTCAGCAGCTGCTGGGTCAGTCCAGGCCTCTCTGTGCCTGATGGAGCCTTCATGCATTCGCTCTGTGTGAACTACCAAAACCAAACCAGTTTTGTTACTGTCTTCTTTGGGATTAATGACAACCTGAAGCGCAGTGTGGACTCTCCTGCATACACGGATGAGCTGAAGTTTTTTGGGTTCAGCCTGACTGAGTGTCTCTCCCACTGGGAGATCCAGAACGAAGTCCTGAGGTTCTCTGATGATGCATCATGCTGTAATTTGTGGAATGcctgtctgtttcctgtttgttctgATCAGCAAAGCTCCTTTTCAATATCTCTCACGATGCTGCAGGCCATCCAACATGGCTCCAGAAGTCAGCTacccaaaaacacaaagctgatgtCAATGCAGGAGTGTTTACAGTGTAAGAACCTGGAGGAGATGTTAAAGCTCAGGAAGGGACTATATGACGACAtcacagagaggagacacagccATGTTATAGATTAG
- the acot11b gene encoding acyl-coenzyme A thioesterase 11b has product MTSEEKDADTVLDALLIQESGEVYRNPTEVQMSQIVLPCHANHCGELSVGQLLKWMDSTACLSAERHAGCSCITASVDDIHFEHTIGVGKVVNIIAKVNRAFTSSMEVGILVTCEDLYTDSQWKVCHAFATFVARRTEAGKVQLKQVIPHTQMEQMEYSLAAERRRMRLIHAEIITDLLSSSTAQLGECQEYQDAVPAERTRVESVELVLPPHANHQVSTFGGQIMAWMENVATIAASRLCNAHPTLRSIDMFHFRGPSHIGDRLVLKAIVNNSFKHSMEVGVCAEAYQGGEPTRHINSAFMTFEVLDRDRKPCTLPRIRPEPVDGKRRYQEAVARKKIRLDRKYIISCKQTEVSLSVPWDPRNQMYLSYNNVSALKLMDTRNNWVLASEKNKVRLYTLEENHMLCFKVEMNVSVPAEQTFHLLSDLRRRKEWDRHYEECEVIAQADEDDTLYRIATPSVTKGGKGKDFILLASRRKPCDSRDPYLIALRSVTLPTHPPTEDYTRGEVLCAGFTIWEESSTVTKITYYNQATPGVLPYISTDIAGLSSSFYSAFSACSQFLETNKDSLAALPPSVL; this is encoded by the exons ATGACGTCAGAGGAGAAAGATGCCGACACTGTGCTGGACGCTCTGTTAATCCAGGAGAGTGGGGAAGTGTACAGAAACCCCACTGAAGTGCAGATGAGTCAGATAGTGCTCCCCTGCCATGCCAACCACTGCGGGGAGCTGAGTGTGGGACAGCTGCTGAAATGGATGGACTCCACAGCCTGTTTATCTG CTGAGAGGCACGCAGGCTGTTCCTGCATCACTGCGTCGGTGGACGACATTCATTTTGAACACACCATAGG GGTAGGAAAGGTTGTCAACATCATAGCAAAAGTCAACAGGGCCTTTACGTCCAGTATGGAg GTGGGCATATTGGTGACCTGTGAGGACCTTTACACTGACAGCCAGTGGAAGGTTTGCCACGCCTTTGCCACCTTTGTTGCCAGACGGACTGAAGCTGGAAAA GTACAGCTGAAGCAGGTGATTCCTCACACACAAATGGAGCAGATGGAGTACAGCCTGGCAGCAGAGCGGAGGAGGATGAGGCTCATCCATGCTGAGATTATCACAGACctactgagcagcagcaccgCTCAGCTGG GAGAGTGCCAGGAGTATCAGGATGCTGTGCCAGCTGAGCGGACACGAGTCGAGAGTGTAGAGCTGGTGCTACCACCGCATGCCAACCACCAAGTCAGCACTTTTGGAGGCCAGATCATGGCCTGGATGGAGAACGTGGCTACAATTGCAGCAAG CCGCTTGTGTAATGCTCACCCGACCCTGAGGAGCATAGACATGTTCCACTTTCGTGGCCCATCTCACATCGGAGACAGACTGGTACTGAAAGCCATTGTTAATAACTCCTTCAAGCACAG CATGGAGGTGGGAGTGTGTGCTGAGGCCTATCAGGGTGGAGAACCTACACGCCATATAAATAGTGCCTTTATGACCTTTGAGGTGCTGGACAGAGACAGGAAACCATGCACGCTGCCACGGATACGACCTGAGCCTGTA GATGGAAAAAGACGTTACCAAGAAGCAGTTGCCAGGAAGAAGATTCGTCTTGATAG GAAATATATTATCTCCTGCAAGCAAACGGaggtgtctttgtctgtgccCTGGGACCCAAGAAAccag atGTACCTGAGCTACAACAATGTGTCAGCACTGAAACTAATGGACACCAGGAACAACTGGGTATTAGcgtcagagaaaaacaag GTCAGGCTGTACACACTGGAGGAAAACCACATGCTGTGCTTCAAGGTGGAGATGAACGTCAGCGTCCCAGCTGAGCAAACGTTCCACCTACTGTCAGacctgaggaggagaaaagagtgGGACCGGCATTATGA GGAGTGTGAGGTGATCGCCCAGGCAGATGAGGATGACACCCTTTACCGCATAGCTACACCCTCTGTCACTAAGGGGGGCAAAGGGAAGGACTTTATCTTGCTGGCATCCAGAAGGAAGCCCTGTGATTCCAG GGACCCATACCTGATTGCTCTGCGCTCTGTCACTTTGCCCACTCATCCACCCACTGAGGACTACACAAGGGGAGAAGTGCTCTGTGCTGGCTTCACCATCTGGGAAGAGTCCAGTACTGTCACCAAG atcACCTACTACAATCAGGCTACACCAGGTGTCCTCCCCTACATCTCCACGGACATTGCCGGCCTCTCGTCCAGCTTTTACAGTGCTTTTTCCGCCTGCAGCCAGTTCCTGGAGACCAACAAGGATAGCCTGGCTGCCCTGCCACCCTCTGTGCTGTGA